A stretch of the Duncaniella dubosii genome encodes the following:
- a CDS encoding sugar 3,4-ketoisomerase has product MDIDKPCLIQLPRIYDPRGSLTFVQDNDQIPFEIARCYWTYDVPAGEARGGHSHKEAKSLLVAVNGCFNVNLYDGFTWMTYTLNRPFEGLYIPPGYWRTLDNFASGSVCLVMTSILYDPDEYIRDYEEFKRLAVESDRRI; this is encoded by the coding sequence ATGGATATTGACAAGCCTTGTCTGATACAGCTTCCACGGATATATGACCCTCGTGGAAGTCTTACATTTGTGCAGGACAATGACCAGATACCTTTTGAAATTGCCAGATGCTACTGGACCTATGATGTCCCTGCCGGAGAAGCACGTGGAGGTCATTCGCATAAGGAAGCCAAATCGTTGCTTGTGGCTGTGAACGGGTGTTTCAACGTGAATCTTTATGACGGGTTTACATGGATGACATATACGCTTAACCGTCCGTTTGAAGGACTGTATATTCCACCGGGCTATTGGCGTACACTCGACAATTTTGCATCTGGCAGCGTTTGCCTTGTGATGACCTCTATCCTTTATGATCCTGATGAATATATCCGTGACTATGAGGAATTCAAACGCCTTGCAGTCGAAAGTGACAGACGAATATGA
- a CDS encoding DegT/DnrJ/EryC1/StrS family aminotransferase — protein MNLKYPFLDLGRVNEPYADELVAAAERVIRSGRYIGGPEVEAFERDLSSYTGAPFAIGVSNGLDALRLILRAYKEMGVFHDGDEVIYPANTYIASVLAISDAGLTPVPVDIDERTMNIDTDLLEQAVTDRTRAIMTVHLYGRVSWDDTLVRVARRHSLKVIEDCAQALGARTLSAGFHESRYAGALGDAAGISFYPTKNVGALGDAGAVLTHDEELARTVRSLANYGSDRRYHNIYCGFNCRLDPIQAAMLRVKLPHINAENADRFARALAYRRTIDRQDVILPMMTNEVNDCVWHQYVIRVPADRRGSFMREMEKEGIGTDVHYAVPPHLQPCYATLAHGPLTVTERLADEIVSLPIGTGISVADAAEIGAVINRLDF, from the coding sequence ATGAATCTAAAGTATCCGTTTCTTGATTTAGGCAGGGTGAACGAACCTTATGCCGATGAGCTTGTCGCAGCGGCAGAGCGTGTGATTCGCAGCGGGCGTTACATAGGAGGCCCGGAAGTCGAAGCTTTTGAAAGAGATTTGTCGTCATATACCGGCGCGCCTTTCGCTATCGGTGTAAGCAATGGCCTTGATGCGCTCAGGCTTATATTAAGGGCATATAAGGAAATGGGAGTTTTTCATGACGGTGACGAGGTTATCTATCCCGCCAATACATATATTGCATCTGTGCTTGCAATAAGCGATGCCGGACTGACCCCTGTGCCTGTTGATATTGACGAGCGCACGATGAATATTGACACAGACCTTCTTGAACAGGCCGTCACTGACCGCACGCGCGCGATAATGACCGTACATCTCTACGGACGTGTGTCTTGGGACGATACCCTTGTCAGAGTAGCACGTCGTCACAGTCTGAAAGTGATTGAAGATTGCGCCCAGGCTCTCGGTGCGCGGACTCTTTCAGCCGGATTTCATGAATCCCGTTATGCAGGCGCGCTCGGTGATGCGGCCGGTATAAGTTTTTATCCTACAAAAAATGTAGGCGCTCTCGGTGATGCAGGTGCTGTATTGACACACGACGAAGAGCTTGCACGCACTGTTCGCTCGCTTGCCAACTATGGTTCTGACCGCAGGTATCACAACATCTACTGTGGATTCAATTGCCGTCTTGACCCGATTCAGGCAGCAATGCTCCGGGTGAAACTCCCACACATTAATGCAGAGAATGCCGACCGTTTTGCACGAGCATTGGCCTATCGTCGGACAATCGATCGTCAGGACGTGATTCTGCCGATGATGACAAACGAGGTCAACGACTGTGTGTGGCATCAGTATGTTATCAGAGTCCCTGCTGACCGCCGGGGAAGTTTTATGAGAGAAATGGAGAAAGAAGGTATAGGGACGGATGTGCACTATGCAGTGCCCCCGCATCTTCAACCGTGCTATGCGACACTTGCACATGGGCCGCTTACTGTCACGGAGCGTCTCGCTGATGAAATTGTCAGCCTTCCTATCGGAACCGGCATTTCTGTGGCCGATGCTGCCGAGATTGGTGCGGTTATTAATCGGCTGGACTTTTAA
- a CDS encoding TolC family protein yields the protein MKRIIYSLLLTVGISQTVMADAWSLDSCVNYALSHNLNIKNAEISRMQSELSVTEAKDGFLPQLSAGAGQNWSFGRGLTSANTYANRNTSSFSWNVQMSLPIFQGLRNIRQLRYAQSSLSMAEMQAEASRDEVRLSVITSYLQVLFNKEILEVSREQLRLSNVQLERQRALLEGGKVPEVDVIQAKAQVAQNEVQVVNSENDYTTSIIELAKLLELDNLAGFDVMPIDDDTMALLNAEEVYRNALSNYPAISAARQAIKVADDGITLAKSGYLPTLSFNAGLGSSYYTVSGDDTKKFSSQMRDNFSKNLGFSLNIPIFDAFSTRNQIRQAKVRKLSAQIQLEQQQSELHRAIRLAYQQAVGAEKKYEAGKIAVDASKAALDAMTEKYTYGKANATEWEQTQSDYITTLAQQVQAKYELILRNKVLQFYNRQ from the coding sequence ATGAAACGCATCATATATTCCCTCCTCCTTACGGTCGGGATATCACAGACAGTGATGGCTGACGCATGGAGTCTTGACAGCTGCGTGAACTACGCACTCAGCCACAATCTCAATATCAAAAATGCAGAAATCAGCCGAATGCAAAGCGAACTGTCTGTCACGGAAGCCAAGGACGGATTTCTACCACAGCTTTCAGCCGGAGCAGGCCAGAACTGGAGCTTCGGCCGAGGTCTCACATCGGCCAACACCTATGCCAATCGCAACACCTCGTCATTTTCATGGAACGTACAGATGTCGCTGCCGATATTTCAGGGTCTACGCAACATCCGCCAGCTACGTTACGCCCAATCAAGCCTCAGCATGGCTGAAATGCAGGCAGAAGCCTCACGCGACGAAGTTCGTCTGAGCGTCATCACCTCCTATCTGCAAGTCCTTTTCAACAAAGAGATTCTTGAAGTTAGCCGCGAGCAGCTCCGTCTGTCAAACGTCCAGCTCGAACGCCAGCGGGCATTGCTTGAAGGCGGCAAAGTCCCAGAAGTAGACGTAATCCAAGCCAAGGCACAGGTGGCTCAGAATGAAGTGCAGGTGGTCAATTCCGAAAACGACTATACGACCTCGATTATCGAGCTCGCCAAGCTTCTTGAGCTTGACAATCTCGCAGGATTCGACGTAATGCCTATCGACGATGACACAATGGCGCTCCTAAACGCCGAGGAGGTATATCGCAACGCTCTTTCCAATTATCCGGCTATTTCGGCCGCACGTCAGGCTATCAAAGTGGCCGATGACGGTATTACATTGGCAAAAAGCGGTTATCTCCCTACGCTTAGTTTCAATGCCGGACTCGGAAGCAGTTACTATACGGTTTCAGGTGACGATACCAAGAAGTTCAGCTCTCAGATGAGAGATAATTTCTCTAAAAATCTTGGATTTTCGCTCAATATTCCGATTTTCGATGCCTTTTCGACACGCAATCAGATCCGTCAGGCAAAAGTCAGAAAACTTTCAGCTCAAATCCAGCTCGAACAGCAGCAAAGCGAACTGCACCGCGCCATCCGTCTTGCCTATCAACAGGCTGTAGGTGCAGAGAAAAAATATGAAGCAGGAAAAATTGCTGTCGACGCTTCAAAAGCAGCCCTTGACGCAATGACCGAAAAATATACCTATGGCAAAGCAAACGCAACCGAATGGGAACAGACCCAATCAGACTACATAACCACTCTTGCCCAACAGGTTCAGGCCAAATATGAGCTTATACTCAGAAACAAAGTACTACAGTTCTATAACAGGCAATAG
- a CDS encoding DNA/RNA non-specific endonuclease — protein MATKRKRKKKKTSTPNKLYRTLLVLALVAACAYLGEKLDGKEQQTDVVNVAHGEYGNLMAVKTNPSLKEVVKSYKGMDLSFNPQYHIPNWVSWELTADETDGNVARSNKFSADPEMEGSAETWDYSYSGYDRGHMAPAGDMRWDKEAMSQTFYMTNICPQVKTLNAGSWKNLEEKCRQWAEADSAIYIVCGPVIDGKPIEYIGDSRVYVPRKFFKVIISPYTTPARGIGFIMPNGKVEGGMQACAVTIDSVEALTGHDFFAALPDDIESDVESQCDFHYWSTHRPRKKK, from the coding sequence ATGGCAACAAAGAGAAAAAGAAAAAAGAAAAAGACATCGACTCCAAATAAGTTGTATCGTACGTTATTAGTGCTGGCTCTTGTAGCCGCGTGTGCCTATCTCGGTGAGAAACTTGACGGGAAGGAGCAGCAGACAGATGTCGTCAATGTGGCTCATGGAGAGTATGGCAACCTTATGGCAGTTAAGACGAATCCTTCACTAAAGGAGGTGGTCAAAAGCTATAAAGGTATGGATCTTTCGTTCAATCCTCAGTATCATATCCCGAACTGGGTATCATGGGAACTCACTGCAGATGAGACTGACGGCAATGTAGCGCGCTCAAATAAATTTTCAGCCGACCCGGAGATGGAGGGTAGCGCCGAGACATGGGATTATAGCTATTCAGGCTATGACCGTGGCCACATGGCACCTGCCGGTGACATGCGCTGGGATAAGGAGGCAATGTCGCAGACATTCTATATGACCAATATCTGTCCTCAGGTCAAGACGCTCAATGCCGGCAGCTGGAAAAATCTTGAGGAAAAATGCCGTCAATGGGCTGAAGCAGACAGCGCAATCTATATTGTCTGTGGCCCGGTCATTGATGGTAAGCCTATTGAATATATCGGTGACTCGCGAGTGTATGTCCCGCGTAAGTTTTTCAAAGTCATTATATCTCCCTACACCACTCCTGCGCGTGGCATCGGATTTATAATGCCTAACGGGAAAGTTGAAGGCGGCATGCAGGCTTGTGCTGTTACGATTGATTCGGTCGAAGCCCTTACCGGACATGACTTTTTTGCAGCTCTGCCCGACGATATAGAATCGGATGTCGAATCGCAGTGCGATTTCCATTACTGGTCAACTCACCGCCCACGAAAGAAGAAGTGA